One region of Niallia sp. Man26 genomic DNA includes:
- a CDS encoding LLM class flavin-dependent oxidoreductase, whose amino-acid sequence MSNINIPVSVLNLAPIRLGQGEKEAIDAMVDLAQATEEMGYSRYWIAEHHNSPTLVSSATSLLIKHTLEHTKKIRVGSGGIMLPNHSPLVVAEQFGTMAVLYPDRLDLGLGRAPGTDMKTASALRRSAHDSVYTFPDDVQALLTYFGPEEEQGYVRAYPGANKNIPIYILGSSTDSAYLAAQLGLPYVFASHFAPRQMEEAISIYRRRFQPSAYLAEPYMMVCLNVIAAETDEEAKKEATTMQQFFLNVVRGTRTPLSPPVESMDAIWSQMEREMATSMSSMAFIGSKESVKEQLESFQEKYNVNEIMAVSYMYDLKKQIRSYEIFKEIVDGR is encoded by the coding sequence ATGTCTAACATAAATATACCAGTCTCTGTCTTGAACTTGGCGCCAATTCGCCTTGGGCAGGGAGAAAAAGAAGCAATTGACGCAATGGTTGATTTAGCACAAGCAACAGAAGAAATGGGCTATTCACGCTACTGGATCGCAGAGCATCATAACTCGCCAACATTAGTGAGCTCTGCCACGTCTCTTTTAATTAAACATACATTAGAACACACGAAGAAAATCAGAGTTGGGTCTGGGGGCATTATGCTACCAAACCATTCTCCGCTCGTTGTTGCAGAGCAGTTTGGCACAATGGCTGTTCTTTACCCAGACAGACTGGACTTAGGTCTTGGCCGGGCACCGGGCACTGATATGAAAACAGCCAGTGCATTAAGAAGGTCCGCTCATGATTCTGTCTATACCTTCCCAGATGATGTGCAGGCATTGCTGACATATTTTGGTCCTGAAGAAGAGCAAGGCTATGTGCGCGCATACCCAGGAGCAAATAAAAATATTCCAATTTACATTCTTGGTTCATCCACTGATTCTGCCTACCTTGCTGCACAATTAGGATTGCCATATGTATTTGCATCCCATTTTGCACCAAGACAGATGGAAGAAGCGATTTCCATTTACAGAAGAAGATTCCAGCCATCTGCCTATTTAGCTGAACCATATATGATGGTTTGTTTAAATGTTATTGCTGCAGAAACAGACGAGGAAGCAAAAAAAGAAGCAACAACGATGCAGCAATTTTTCTTAAATGTTGTCAGAGGAACACGGACACCGTTAAGCCCGCCTGTGGAAAGCATGGACGCAATCTGGAGCCAAATGGAAAGAGAAATGGCAACCTCCATGTCCAGCATGGCATTTATCGGCAGCAAAGAATCCGTCAAGGAACAGCTTGAAAGCTTCCAAGAGAAGTATAATGTTAATGAGATTATGGCCGTTTCTTACATGTATGATCTTAAAAAGCAAATCCGCTCCTACGAAATCTTTAAAGAAATCGTGGACGGACGCTAA
- a CDS encoding ABC transporter permease subunit gives MILPAIVIIFIFNYIPMYGVQLAFREYDFTKGITGGEWVGLHYFKEFINSYMFADLMKNTVVISLATIILGFPAPIILALIINQVIWKRWKKAIQTTVYLPHFISLVVMVGLLNVLLSPNSGVVGHILATFGWDINLLASEKAFVPVYVLSDIWQHAGWNSIIYLAALASVDPQLYDSAKIDGASRWQTIRYVDLPAIVPTMIILFILSMGNILNTGFEKIFLMQNPLNLPVSEVIATYVYKIGIISNQFSYSAAIGLFNTLINFVFLIAMNYIAKRFSNISLW, from the coding sequence ATGATTCTGCCTGCTATAGTCATCATTTTCATCTTTAATTATATCCCTATGTACGGCGTGCAATTGGCATTCAGAGAATATGACTTTACGAAGGGAATCACTGGCGGTGAGTGGGTCGGTCTTCATTACTTCAAGGAATTTATCAACAGTTACATGTTTGCTGACTTGATGAAAAACACTGTTGTAATCAGTCTTGCGACCATCATCCTTGGATTTCCTGCACCGATTATTCTTGCTCTTATTATCAATCAAGTAATTTGGAAAAGATGGAAGAAAGCAATTCAAACGACCGTTTATTTGCCTCACTTCATTTCCCTTGTAGTTATGGTCGGCCTGCTTAATGTGCTATTGTCGCCAAACTCTGGAGTGGTCGGCCATATTTTGGCGACCTTCGGCTGGGACATTAACCTCCTCGCTTCTGAAAAGGCGTTCGTGCCTGTATATGTTCTTTCTGATATTTGGCAGCATGCAGGCTGGAACAGCATCATTTACTTAGCAGCCCTGGCAAGTGTTGATCCGCAGCTCTATGATTCTGCTAAAATCGACGGAGCCAGCAGATGGCAGACAATCAGATATGTAGATTTGCCGGCGATTGTGCCAACCATGATTATCTTGTTCATCTTAAGTATGGGGAATATTCTTAACACCGGATTTGAGAAAATATTTTTAATGCAGAACCCTCTTAACCTCCCAGTCTCGGAAGTTATTGCGACATATGTATACAAAATCGGGATTATCTCGAATCAGTTCAGCTATTCAGCAGCGATTGGGCTTTTTAATACGCTCATCAATTTCGTATTCTTGATCGCCATGAACTATATCGCCAAGAGATTTTCCAATATAAGCTTATGGTAG
- a CDS encoding carbohydrate ABC transporter permease translates to MKLFSTKGKTKSDIAFDTIILILCVFIFLLVAYPLYFVVIASVSDSTLVATGQVTLYPKGFSLFGYQEIFNDSRIWIGYKNTIIYTVVGTFVNLLFTLPAAYVLSRQDFKARRFLMFVFVVTMFFNGGLIPTYLLMKELSLINNMWVFILPFSVNVFNLIITRTFFESSLPKELFEAAQMDGCTHFQFFGKIALPLSKAVISVVGLYYLVGHWNDFFTGLIYIRDYSLQPLQIVLRDILLSNQVFAEGAGSGGAAGGYAQKYADQIKYGVIIVSTLPILIIYPFIQKYFEKGVMIGSVKG, encoded by the coding sequence ATGAAGTTATTCAGCACAAAAGGCAAAACGAAGAGTGATATCGCTTTTGATACGATCATTTTGATTTTATGTGTATTTATCTTCTTACTTGTCGCTTATCCATTGTATTTTGTTGTCATCGCCTCTGTGAGTGATTCAACCTTAGTTGCCACAGGACAAGTGACTCTATATCCGAAAGGCTTCAGCTTATTCGGTTATCAAGAGATATTTAATGATTCAAGAATATGGATCGGCTATAAAAATACGATTATCTATACGGTTGTAGGAACATTTGTAAATCTCCTGTTTACATTGCCTGCAGCATACGTGCTCTCACGGCAGGATTTCAAGGCAAGACGTTTTTTAATGTTTGTGTTTGTTGTGACGATGTTCTTTAATGGCGGACTTATCCCAACATACTTATTGATGAAGGAGCTAAGTTTAATCAACAATATGTGGGTATTCATCCTGCCGTTTTCAGTCAATGTGTTCAACCTGATTATTACAAGAACCTTCTTTGAAAGCTCACTGCCGAAAGAACTGTTTGAAGCAGCACAAATGGATGGCTGTACACATTTTCAGTTTTTCGGGAAGATAGCGCTGCCGCTTTCAAAAGCAGTTATTTCTGTTGTAGGTCTTTACTATTTGGTTGGCCATTGGAATGATTTCTTCACAGGCTTAATTTATATAAGAGATTATAGTCTGCAGCCGCTCCAAATCGTCTTAAGAGATATTCTCCTATCAAATCAGGTCTTTGCCGAAGGAGCAGGCTCAGGCGGTGCTGCCGGCGGCTATGCACAGAAATATGCAGATCAGATTAAATATGGTGTCATAATCGTGTCCACACTGCCAATCTTAATTATCTACCCATTTATTCAAAAATATTTTGAAAAAGGGGTTATGATTGGTTCTGTGAAAGGCTGA
- a CDS encoding extracellular solute-binding protein: protein MKRLGYGFLAASLAALVLAGCSNKEEEAAVTKDGKPQLTALITKHPLTQDVNKIEWLQDVEERLGIDIKWQEVTADWDQKKGALLAGGDVPDLIIGPNAITDADYVQFPGLFEDLSDDVDSSLPNVKAMFDAKPETKAIATQLDGQIYGLPKYQRFWPGTATRQFINQDWLDNLGLEMPTNWDELYIVLKAFKDEDANGNGDKNDEIPLDFSPTGTTGFGFFQPTVLLGSFGITLTDASGAGYYAEDGKVKNFLTDERYRELVEFLHKCYAEGLINKEVFTQDYTKYQSVARGDKETARVGYTFGWEVTDRFGNELAPQYASMAPLQVTADANEQVSWDYDYNGLNYGVNMITLSSQSKNKEAALKFINELYDPKVSMQVLFGSLGTNIEENADGSYKVLPPKDANMDPGTWKWTTTWADNGPMYVADDIKLELGTDMQSVGKQTEPLQPALDAIDVENDVLPSMFIKYSKEDNSKLSLNNTNLMNLAMAKYSQWITKGGIEKEWDAYLENVEKTGLPENLEIMQKYYDDYKKNQ from the coding sequence ATGAAAAGATTAGGGTATGGTTTTCTTGCAGCATCACTTGCCGCTCTTGTTTTAGCAGGCTGTTCAAACAAAGAGGAAGAAGCAGCCGTCACAAAGGATGGGAAGCCGCAGCTTACAGCACTTATAACAAAGCATCCATTAACACAGGATGTGAATAAAATTGAATGGCTTCAAGATGTTGAAGAACGCCTCGGTATTGATATTAAATGGCAGGAAGTAACAGCAGATTGGGATCAGAAGAAGGGCGCACTGCTTGCCGGCGGTGATGTACCCGACTTGATCATCGGTCCTAATGCAATTACAGACGCTGATTATGTTCAATTTCCAGGATTGTTTGAGGACTTATCTGATGACGTTGACTCCAGTCTGCCGAACGTAAAGGCAATGTTTGATGCAAAGCCGGAAACAAAAGCGATAGCGACACAGCTTGACGGGCAAATTTACGGACTTCCAAAATATCAGCGATTCTGGCCGGGAACTGCGACAAGGCAATTCATCAACCAAGATTGGCTCGATAATCTCGGCTTGGAAATGCCGACAAATTGGGATGAATTATATATAGTCCTAAAAGCATTCAAAGATGAAGATGCGAACGGTAATGGCGACAAAAACGATGAAATCCCGTTAGACTTTTCACCTACAGGTACAACTGGATTTGGATTCTTTCAGCCGACAGTCCTCTTAGGAAGCTTTGGCATTACACTGACAGATGCCAGCGGTGCAGGCTACTATGCAGAAGACGGCAAAGTGAAGAACTTCCTGACAGACGAGCGCTATAGGGAGCTTGTTGAGTTTTTGCATAAATGCTATGCAGAAGGCTTAATCAACAAAGAAGTATTCACACAAGACTATACGAAATACCAATCTGTTGCCCGAGGCGATAAAGAGACAGCTAGAGTTGGATATACGTTTGGCTGGGAAGTGACAGACAGATTCGGAAATGAGCTGGCACCACAGTATGCTTCTATGGCGCCATTGCAGGTAACAGCAGATGCTAATGAGCAAGTGTCATGGGATTACGACTATAACGGTCTTAATTACGGTGTTAACATGATTACTTTATCTTCCCAGTCGAAGAATAAAGAAGCTGCATTGAAATTTATTAATGAGCTGTACGATCCTAAAGTGAGCATGCAGGTTCTGTTCGGTTCACTCGGAACTAATATTGAGGAAAATGCAGACGGAAGCTACAAAGTTTTGCCGCCTAAGGATGCGAACATGGATCCAGGCACTTGGAAATGGACAACAACATGGGCAGACAACGGACCAATGTATGTGGCAGATGATATTAAGCTGGAGCTTGGCACAGATATGCAGTCAGTCGGCAAGCAAACAGAGCCTCTGCAGCCGGCACTTGATGCTATTGATGTGGAAAATGATGTTCTTCCTAGCATGTTTATTAAATACAGCAAAGAAGACAACTCCAAGCTAAGTCTTAACAATACAAACCTAATGAATCTAGCGATGGCGAAATATTCGCAATGGATTACAAAAGGCGGAATTGAAAAAGAGTGGGACGCTTATTTAGAAAATGTGGAAAAAACAGGCTTGCCGGAAAATCTTGAAATCATGCAGAAATATTATGATGACTACAAAAAGAATCAATAA
- a CDS encoding LacI family DNA-binding transcriptional regulator gives MRVTIKDIAKHCGVSSGTVDRALNNRPGIKEKTKQKVLQAAKELKYRPDFTARSLVKGRTMTLGIVLFDLYNRSFAQLLNAVELRARQYGYFLYIALTDKDMENEKQCIEYLANHKVDGIILFSVNKGKEFEEYLQGLSIPIVTIFNYLSADWEYIGIPERAAMRNGVSHIISKGYKQFMYISPPLKYAGLTNIYTQEERLQGFLEALSAENLTEAEIIRHNDYLADLDTIDFRSQAKTAIVCSCDLYALEVMRFLKKKGYQIPEDVGVMGFDNIDVLKYITPSLTTIEYPVEDIGYKAVESIVHKIENGSYIGTETTELSYRFIAGEST, from the coding sequence ATGAGGGTTACTATCAAGGATATCGCCAAGCATTGCGGGGTGTCTTCAGGCACTGTGGACCGGGCATTAAACAATCGTCCGGGTATAAAAGAGAAAACAAAGCAAAAGGTGTTACAGGCAGCAAAGGAATTGAAATATCGTCCAGACTTCACGGCGCGAAGCCTTGTAAAGGGGCGGACAATGACACTTGGGATAGTGCTGTTTGATTTGTACAACCGCTCGTTTGCACAGCTGTTAAACGCAGTCGAACTGAGGGCAAGGCAATACGGTTATTTTTTATACATAGCACTCACAGATAAGGATATGGAAAATGAAAAGCAATGCATTGAGTATTTGGCCAATCATAAAGTCGACGGTATCATCCTTTTCTCGGTCAATAAAGGTAAGGAGTTCGAGGAGTATCTGCAGGGACTGTCGATTCCGATTGTTACGATTTTTAATTACCTGTCGGCAGATTGGGAATATATCGGCATACCAGAGCGGGCAGCGATGAGAAATGGTGTCAGTCACATTATCAGTAAAGGCTATAAGCAGTTTATGTATATCTCGCCTCCTTTAAAATACGCAGGGCTGACTAATATTTACACACAAGAAGAGCGCCTCCAAGGCTTCCTTGAGGCATTGTCTGCGGAAAATCTGACAGAAGCAGAAATTATTAGACATAATGATTATCTTGCAGACTTAGATACAATTGATTTTCGCAGTCAGGCCAAGACAGCGATCGTTTGCTCCTGTGATTTATACGCGCTAGAAGTGATGCGTTTCTTAAAAAAGAAAGGCTACCAGATTCCTGAAGATGTAGGAGTAATGGGCTTTGATAATATTGATGTGCTCAAATATATTACACCGTCGCTCACGACGATTGAATATCCTGTGGAGGATATCGGTTATAAAGCAGTCGAGAGCATTGTTCATAAAATCGAAAATGGCAGTTACATAGGCACAGAGACAACAGAGCTATCGTACAGATTTATCGCCGGAGAATCAACCTAA
- a CDS encoding DUF624 domain-containing protein produces the protein MNIIDSKFYGVIDKLSNLFILNLFWLLSCIPIITIAPATSAMYSVVRQWKVNEDNSVVRNYFHYFKENFKQSISIGAIMAVLLSILFFNFFYLNQDATFMKIVMTVPVLLVSFLFLATFFYIFPLISHYRLPIKAALRNSLLLSMMNIHITVLILAMFGLCSVILFYIPFTGIILFSTAALLHYSLCHKVFARMDETKILS, from the coding sequence ATGAATATTATCGACAGTAAATTTTATGGTGTAATTGATAAACTATCGAATCTCTTCATCCTCAATCTTTTCTGGCTTTTGTCCTGCATCCCGATCATTACAATCGCACCGGCTACGAGCGCTATGTACAGTGTCGTCAGGCAGTGGAAAGTCAACGAAGATAATAGTGTTGTCCGCAATTATTTTCATTATTTTAAAGAGAACTTCAAGCAAAGCATCTCGATTGGTGCCATTATGGCCGTTTTGCTAAGCATTTTGTTTTTTAACTTCTTTTATTTAAACCAAGATGCTACCTTTATGAAAATAGTAATGACCGTTCCAGTATTATTGGTCAGCTTCCTCTTTTTAGCGACATTTTTCTATATCTTTCCGCTGATTTCTCATTATCGCTTGCCGATAAAGGCGGCTTTAAGAAATTCCTTGCTGCTGTCGATGATGAATATTCATATAACTGTCTTGATTCTGGCGATGTTCGGTTTATGCAGTGTTATTCTCTTTTATATTCCGTTTACAGGCATCATCCTCTTCAGCACCGCCGCACTCTTGCATTACAGCTTATGCCACAAAGTGTTTGCGAGGATGGATGAAACGAAAATATTATCATAA
- a CDS encoding SET domain-containing protein, protein MIEVKVSPLSDGEFNRGVFATENIKKGELIHKAPVISYPNEQHEHIEKTLLADYAFEYGINHTAILLGYGMLFNHSYEPNAIYEINFDEHTFDFFAYKDITAGEEILINYNGDVDDKEPLWFNK, encoded by the coding sequence ATGATTGAAGTAAAAGTATCTCCATTAAGTGATGGGGAATTCAACAGAGGTGTTTTCGCTACGGAAAACATCAAAAAAGGTGAGCTAATCCATAAGGCTCCCGTCATTTCTTATCCGAATGAACAGCATGAGCATATTGAAAAAACACTGCTTGCCGATTATGCCTTTGAATATGGAATAAATCATACTGCGATATTACTTGGCTATGGCATGCTGTTTAACCATTCTTATGAACCAAATGCTATTTATGAAATTAATTTTGACGAGCATACATTTGATTTCTTTGCTTATAAGGATATTACAGCAGGAGAAGAAATATTAATTAATTATAATGGCGATGTGGATGATAAAGAACCGCTTTGGTTTAACAAGTAA